One window from the genome of Nicotiana tomentosiformis chromosome 5, ASM39032v3, whole genome shotgun sequence encodes:
- the LOC138892550 gene encoding uncharacterized protein, which yields MGSLAYIPVDERLLASDVQAMANQFVRLDISEPSRVLTCTVSRSSLYERIRERQYDDPHLLVLKNTVQHGDAKKASIGNDGVLRMQGRVCVSNVDGLHELILEEAQSSRYTIYLGAAKIYQDLRQHYWWRRMKIDIVACVARCLN from the coding sequence atgggtagccttgcatatattccagttgatgAGAGACtgctagcatcagatgttcaggccatggccaatcagttcgtgaggttagatatttcggagcctagtcgggtccTTACTTGCacggtttctcggtcttctttgtatgagcgcattagagagcgtcagtatgatgaccctcatttgcttgtccttaagaacacggtgcaacacggtgatgccaagaaagcTTCTATTGGaaatgatggggtgttgcggatgcagggtcgggtTTGTGtgtccaatgtggatgggcttcacgagttgattcttgaggaggcccaaagTTCGCGGTATACCATCTatctgggtgccgccaagatatatcaggatttgaggcagcattattggtggagaagaatgaagataGATATAGTTGCGtgtgtggctcggtgtttgaattga
- the LOC138892549 gene encoding uncharacterized mitochondrial protein AtMg00860-like — translation MILFIDDILIYSRSREEHEQHLWVVLQTLRDSQLYAKFSKCEFRLDSVAFLGHVIFAEGINVDPNKIETVQNWPRPTSATEIWSFQGLASYYRWFVEGFSSIAAPLTKLTQKGAPFRWSDECELSFQKLKTVLTTAPVLVLSMGLGSYTMYCDASHIGLGAVLM, via the coding sequence atGATcctcttcattgatgatattttgatctactcccgcagtcgagaggagcatgagcagcatctttgggTAGTACTTCAGACCCtaagagatagtcagttatatgccaagttttcaaagtgtgagtttcggttggactcggttgcctttttagGACATGTTATATTTGCCGAGGGCATTAACGTGGATCCAAATaagattgagacagttcagaactggcctagacctacttcagctacagagatttggaGCTTCCAGGGTTTGGCGAGTTATTATCgctggttcgtggaggggttttcatccatcgcagccccattgactaaattgacccagaagggtgccccattcaggtggtctgatgagtgtgagttgagctttcaaaagctcaagactgtctTGACTACAGCTCCGGTATTGGTATTATCCATGGGTTTGGGATcctatactatgtattgtgatgcatcgcatattgggcttggtgcagtattgatgtag